A portion of the Blastopirellula sediminis genome contains these proteins:
- a CDS encoding response regulator transcription factor, whose translation MSRPTLLLVDDDDTLRNRLTRAFSARGYDVYAAANYDEAIAQASEAKPERAVLDLKMPGKSGLDLLRDLREVSPHTKAVLLTGYGSISNAVDAIRLGAVNYVTKPADADEILAAFDEKAAESTATTPIEYQPQSLAEAEWEHIHRVLDDCGGNLSEAARLLGIPRRTLQRKLKKLAP comes from the coding sequence ATGAGTCGCCCTACGCTACTGCTTGTCGATGACGACGACACTCTGCGAAACCGCCTGACGCGGGCCTTCTCGGCGCGCGGCTATGACGTGTATGCAGCGGCGAATTACGACGAGGCGATCGCCCAGGCGAGCGAAGCGAAGCCCGAACGCGCGGTCCTGGATCTAAAGATGCCGGGGAAGTCGGGCTTGGATTTGCTGCGCGATCTGCGAGAGGTCTCTCCTCACACGAAGGCGGTCTTGTTGACCGGCTACGGGAGCATCTCGAATGCGGTCGACGCGATACGGTTGGGCGCAGTCAACTACGTGACGAAGCCTGCCGACGCGGATGAGATATTGGCGGCGTTCGACGAGAAGGCGGCGGAGAGCACCGCTACAACTCCGATCGAATATCAGCCGCAATCGCTGGCCGAAGCGGAATGGGAGCATATCCATCGGGTTTTGGATGATTGCGGCGGTAATCTTTCCGAAGCGGCGCGGCTTTTGGGCATTCCACGACGCACTTTGCAGCGCAAATTAAAGA